In one window of Nitrospirota bacterium DNA:
- a CDS encoding Glu/Leu/Phe/Val dehydrogenase dimerization domain-containing protein, with product MPERTAAVRRTHIGDAMDSIENMTAGLSIAAELSGGGRAFVVVDSLYHGTSSGGVRVAENIELGEVQALAREMTLKFRFIGLPRGGAKSGIRMPAGLSPDGKRRLLEEVGRRYAPLIQTGLYYPGMDMNCGPDDLRALYRGAGIALGAVTDTSYFTALSVANAVIACSDVLAGDGRPLTVAIEGFGSVGRSLAERLPAERFRIVAVSTMKGAAVDRSRKGFSAPLLSSLRREFGDDCVSMIGGARTERERLLEAEVDILLPSARTWVIDENTARNVRARCIVPIANAPYTKEAVGLLHERGVVCLPGFVTNSGGVYASSLYDSGVPGERIEQISATLYRRIVGLLVRKAAELRQSPVVLAEAVALERLRRAHEGHGQGQGSAGLVRRIGKLLRRKGIVPRAWHARAFEARFINNLEQLLKEIEEK from the coding sequence ATGCCTGAACGGACAGCGGCGGTGCGCCGCACGCACATCGGGGATGCCATGGACAGCATCGAGAACATGACCGCGGGGCTCTCGATAGCGGCAGAGCTGTCCGGCGGCGGGCGGGCTTTTGTGGTCGTCGACTCCCTTTACCACGGCACGAGCTCCGGCGGCGTCAGGGTCGCGGAGAATATCGAGCTCGGGGAGGTGCAGGCCCTGGCCCGGGAGATGACCCTCAAGTTCCGCTTCATAGGGCTGCCGCGGGGAGGGGCCAAGAGCGGGATCAGGATGCCGGCAGGGCTCTCCCCTGACGGGAAGCGGAGGCTCCTCGAAGAGGTCGGGCGGCGGTACGCTCCCCTCATACAGACCGGGCTCTACTATCCCGGTATGGACATGAACTGCGGCCCCGACGACCTGCGCGCCCTCTACCGGGGGGCGGGCATTGCGCTGGGAGCGGTTACCGACACCTCCTACTTCACCGCCCTTTCGGTAGCCAATGCCGTCATCGCCTGCAGCGACGTTCTTGCCGGGGACGGACGGCCGCTCACCGTGGCGATCGAGGGGTTCGGAAGCGTAGGGCGCTCCCTCGCCGAACGGCTTCCGGCGGAGCGCTTCCGCATCGTCGCCGTCTCGACGATGAAAGGCGCTGCGGTCGACAGGAGCCGGAAGGGATTCTCCGCACCCCTGCTGTCGTCCCTGCGAAGAGAGTTCGGCGACGACTGCGTGAGCATGATCGGGGGAGCGCGGACCGAGCGTGAGCGGCTCCTCGAGGCCGAGGTGGATATCCTCCTGCCCTCGGCCCGGACCTGGGTGATCGATGAGAACACTGCACGGAACGTCAGGGCGCGGTGCATCGTTCCCATAGCCAACGCGCCCTATACGAAAGAGGCCGTGGGCCTGTTGCATGAGCGGGGTGTGGTCTGCCTGCCCGGCTTTGTCACCAACTCCGGCGGGGTCTACGCCTCCTCTCTCTACGACAGCGGGGTTCCGGGTGAACGGATAGAGCAGATATCGGCCACGCTATACCGGAGAATTGTCGGCCTCCTCGTGAGAAAAGCGGCGGAGCTCCGGCAGTCCCCGGTCGTCCTGGCCGAAGCCGTCGCCCTGGAGCGGCTGAGAAGGGCGCATGAAGGGCACGGGCAGGGGCAGGGGAGCGCCGGGCTCGTCCGGAGGATCGGAAAGCTGCTGCGCCGGAAGGGGATCGTACCGAGGGCCTGGCATGCCCGGGCCTTCGAGGCGCGGTTCATCAACAATCTCGAGCAGCTCCTCAAGGAGATAGAAGAAAAGTAA
- a CDS encoding D-2-hydroxyacid dehydrogenase: protein MKIAIPSHIARDYGAHLRRAYPDADIIPLAIHRRESPFRKVLRRCAEYGLPYHTYERLQPWIGRRPSFSFSLDGKPLSAPASDVQGLLATWMMEYDSLKQLLPLLPGLRWLHSTKSGVEHLPGECLGNRSLTVTASRGAHSRRIAEFVMGLIYCFGKNYLGHRALQQKRRWDQLPSLDIEGKQVAVLGAGSIGREVARKARAGGMRVSGVSLRGRPDRLFERVYLPEQLGDALRGADFIVVCLPLTRETTGFIGAEALARMKRTAYLINIARDRIVDREALVRALRTGALAGAAIDAVADDFLPRSHPYYRLDNLLITHHCAYRGETPAAALLGRFEENLGRFLAGEPLIDTIDPEKGY, encoded by the coding sequence ATGAAAATCGCAATCCCTTCGCATATAGCTCGTGACTACGGCGCTCATCTGAGGAGAGCCTATCCTGATGCGGACATTATCCCGCTTGCTATCCACCGCCGCGAATCTCCGTTCCGGAAGGTCTTGCGGCGGTGCGCGGAGTACGGGCTCCCGTATCACACCTATGAGCGGCTGCAGCCGTGGATAGGGCGGCGGCCCTCGTTCAGTTTTTCGCTCGATGGAAAGCCGCTCTCGGCGCCGGCAAGCGACGTGCAGGGGCTGCTCGCGACATGGATGATGGAGTATGACTCCCTCAAGCAGCTGCTCCCGCTGCTGCCCGGGCTCCGGTGGCTCCATTCCACCAAGTCCGGCGTCGAGCATCTGCCCGGGGAGTGCCTGGGCAACCGGAGCCTCACCGTGACCGCCTCGCGCGGCGCGCATTCCCGCCGCATCGCGGAGTTCGTTATGGGTCTCATTTATTGCTTCGGCAAAAACTACCTGGGGCACCGCGCCCTCCAGCAGAAGCGGCGGTGGGACCAGCTGCCGTCGCTCGATATCGAAGGAAAGCAGGTAGCGGTGCTCGGCGCCGGGAGCATAGGACGCGAGGTGGCGCGGAAGGCACGGGCGGGCGGCATGCGCGTCTCCGGGGTGAGCCTGCGGGGAAGGCCCGACCGGCTTTTCGAGAGGGTCTATCTCCCGGAGCAGCTCGGCGATGCGCTGCGGGGGGCTGATTTCATCGTCGTCTGCCTGCCCCTGACCAGGGAGACGACGGGTTTCATCGGCGCCGAAGCGCTGGCACGGATGAAGCGCACGGCGTACCTGATCAACATTGCCCGCGACCGCATCGTCGACCGGGAAGCCCTGGTCCGGGCGCTGCGCACGGGCGCGCTGGCGGGCGCGGCGATCGACGCGGTCGCCGACGATTTCCTGCCGAGGAGCCATCCCTATTATCGGCTCGATAACCTGCTTATCACGCATCACTGCGCCTACCGCGGCGAGACCCCGGCTGCGGCGCTCCTCGGCAGGTTCGAAGAGAACCTTGGGCGGTTCCTCGCGGGCGAACCGCTGATAGATACGATCGATCCCGAAAAAGGGTACTGA
- the wecB gene encoding UDP-N-acetylglucosamine 2-epimerase (non-hydrolyzing): MAKRPKVMIIFGTRPEAIKLAPVVRAFNDDGGFATVTLATAQHRHMLDQVLDLFGIVPDYDLDIMTANQGLPDVTSRSLHGVDGVLRSERPDMVLVQGDTTTVFAAALAAYYNRIPVGHVEAGLRTSDKYSPFPEEMNRRMATVLGDLHFAPTEWARNNLLLEGVAEESIHVTGNTIVDALLGVPPRSFHGEDGLPELSLFLRSVPRMVLVTAHRRENFGQPFREMCAALRELVEINPDLGIVYPVHPNPNVRNVVTMMLGKHPRILLIDPLDYGTFVNLMRYAYLILTDSGGVQEEAPSLKKPVLIMRENTERPEGVSAGVARLVGTRRESIVGEAMRLLHSEQEYGRMTSGVNPFGDGKASERIVAAVKDILAGSEPRVLAARENA; the protein is encoded by the coding sequence ATGGCAAAGAGACCTAAAGTGATGATAATTTTCGGGACGCGGCCCGAGGCGATCAAGCTCGCCCCGGTGGTGAGGGCCTTCAACGATGACGGAGGCTTCGCCACGGTGACGCTCGCCACGGCGCAGCACCGGCATATGCTCGACCAGGTGCTCGACCTCTTCGGCATCGTACCCGACTACGACCTGGATATCATGACCGCGAACCAGGGGCTCCCCGATGTGACGAGCAGGAGCCTCCATGGCGTAGACGGGGTGCTGCGGAGCGAGCGGCCCGATATGGTCCTGGTGCAGGGAGACACCACGACGGTCTTCGCCGCAGCGCTGGCAGCCTACTATAACCGGATCCCGGTCGGCCACGTGGAAGCGGGCCTCCGGACCTCGGATAAATACTCGCCCTTCCCGGAAGAGATGAACCGGCGCATGGCGACGGTGCTCGGCGATCTCCACTTCGCCCCCACGGAATGGGCGCGGAACAACCTCCTGCTCGAAGGGGTAGCGGAGGAGAGCATCCACGTTACAGGAAACACCATCGTCGATGCGCTCCTCGGTGTTCCCCCGCGCTCTTTTCATGGCGAGGACGGCCTCCCCGAGCTGAGCCTCTTCCTCAGGTCGGTCCCGAGGATGGTCCTCGTCACCGCCCACCGGCGGGAGAACTTCGGCCAGCCCTTCAGGGAGATGTGCGCTGCGCTGCGCGAGCTCGTCGAGATCAATCCGGACCTCGGCATCGTCTATCCCGTCCACCCGAACCCCAACGTGCGGAATGTGGTCACCATGATGCTGGGCAAGCATCCCCGGATACTCCTGATCGACCCCCTCGACTACGGGACCTTCGTCAATCTCATGCGGTATGCCTATCTCATCCTCACCGATTCCGGGGGGGTGCAGGAGGAGGCGCCGAGCCTGAAAAAGCCGGTGCTCATCATGAGAGAGAACACGGAGCGGCCGGAGGGTGTCTCCGCAGGAGTGGCCCGCCTGGTCGGAACACGCCGGGAGTCGATTGTCGGCGAGGCGATGCGGCTGCTGCATTCGGAGCAGGAGTACGGCAGGATGACGAGCGGGGTGAATCCCTTCGGCGACGGGAAAGCCTCGGAGCGGATCGTCGCCGCCGTGAAGGACATCCTCGCCGGCAGCGAGCCGCGGGTGCTCGCCGCGCGGGAGAACGCATGA
- a CDS encoding glycosyltransferase, whose product MRLFAVLYCYPPLLTPATMCYLKLLAGLRAMGHTADALAVDVGSYHGPMGNYTDLSLLQLVPEGVGVHTVRSWERHPLMKMLKDIEIGRRLLYPLFEPQKKEWYFPAVRRLKRQDLRGYDAIISCSQPHANHLIGERLKKLTGKPWIAYLSDPWTDNPWGEYRSKRIRAYNLALERSVIEKADAVLFTSEETLALVMKKYPDRLSTKCGVLPHCYVPEWYRLGASRGRDGGGRTRILHTGHFYGLRSPMPVFAALEALSRETDLAERAELLFFGTMEARYREFVRERKLDRVIRIMETVPYLDALSMMLSSDYLLLVDAPLKNTAESVFLPSKLIDYLGSFRPVIGITPSRGTSAKVLKETGGACCAIEDDRAVRRTLREALDRSLAAAPVRSAVEQYDYRTVAQKLNSLLKEMI is encoded by the coding sequence ATGAGGCTCTTCGCCGTCCTGTACTGCTATCCTCCGCTCCTGACGCCGGCGACGATGTGCTACCTGAAGCTCCTGGCGGGACTGAGGGCGATGGGGCACACGGCGGACGCGCTCGCCGTCGACGTCGGCTCCTACCACGGTCCGATGGGCAATTATACCGACCTCTCCCTGCTGCAGCTCGTGCCCGAGGGGGTCGGCGTGCATACGGTGCGGTCATGGGAGCGGCATCCTCTCATGAAAATGCTGAAGGACATCGAGATCGGAAGGAGGCTACTCTACCCGCTCTTCGAGCCGCAGAAAAAGGAGTGGTACTTTCCCGCGGTGCGGCGCCTCAAACGGCAGGACCTGAGGGGGTACGACGCGATTATCAGCTGTTCGCAGCCGCACGCGAATCACCTCATCGGCGAGCGGTTGAAGAAGCTGACCGGGAAGCCCTGGATCGCCTATCTGAGCGATCCCTGGACGGATAATCCCTGGGGAGAGTACCGGTCGAAGCGGATACGCGCGTACAACCTCGCCCTCGAGAGGTCGGTCATAGAAAAGGCGGATGCCGTGCTGTTCACGTCCGAAGAGACGCTCGCGCTCGTCATGAAGAAATATCCCGACCGCCTCTCCACGAAATGCGGTGTTCTGCCGCACTGTTATGTTCCGGAGTGGTACCGGCTCGGCGCCAGCAGGGGACGCGACGGCGGAGGGAGGACGAGGATACTCCATACCGGCCACTTCTATGGCCTGCGGTCGCCGATGCCGGTCTTTGCTGCGCTCGAGGCGCTGAGCAGGGAGACCGATCTGGCGGAACGAGCGGAGCTCCTCTTCTTCGGCACGATGGAGGCGCGCTACCGCGAGTTCGTCCGGGAGCGGAAACTGGACCGGGTCATCAGGATCATGGAGACCGTTCCGTACCTCGACGCCCTCTCGATGATGCTGAGCTCCGACTACCTCCTGCTGGTCGATGCTCCTCTCAAGAACACCGCCGAGAGCGTCTTTCTCCCTTCGAAGCTGATCGACTACCTCGGCAGCTTCAGGCCGGTGATCGGTATAACCCCGTCGCGGGGGACCAGCGCGAAGGTGCTGAAGGAGACCGGCGGCGCCTGCTGCGCTATCGAGGACGACCGGGCGGTCCGCCGGACCCTGCGCGAGGCACTCGACCGCTCGCTCGCCGCAGCGCCGGTCAGGAGCGCGGTCGAACAGTATGACTATAGAACCGTTGCGCAGAAGCTCAATTCCCTGCTAAAGGAGATGATCTGA
- a CDS encoding O-antigen ligase family protein, which translates to MLWLVIGYMFLFVFRPFEYWPVLGTYRIERVYMIALLVVLFLWQGKRHLTHSINNSILFFLGVMVVSSVWAFSTDDAYQATFDYFKLVVFYFVIVLTIRDERQLKIFMVAYIAVLFLYVGKSAWEFFVHGRYVYNMGIKRMPGLDTTYGDPNAFAASIAYSLPFLWALIKYRFEQPLIRKMLWAYALLAGVCIIATGSRSGMVTSLLFLLLVFFSTSRKVTGVTLLLALLAFVWNVMPLDYQQRFKSAFFRGVAPQAQAADASAQGRLESLKQGIKMFMESPLLGIGPGNFKYGWDHAPVGPSAHNLYGELLGETGVMGLLVFSALVILIVRTHRTIIERATLFLTVHAANAPPASVDNMRLLRLLSSASVQVVVLLLFNGNFGRNLYRYNWLWIGAIAVLSFHFLNQELKRSGAIAGLKARRS; encoded by the coding sequence ATGCTATGGCTCGTGATCGGGTATATGTTTCTCTTCGTCTTCAGGCCCTTCGAGTATTGGCCGGTGCTGGGGACCTACCGCATCGAACGGGTGTATATGATCGCGCTCCTCGTCGTGCTGTTCCTCTGGCAGGGGAAGCGCCATCTTACCCACTCCATCAATAATTCCATCCTCTTCTTCCTGGGGGTTATGGTGGTGTCGTCGGTGTGGGCGTTCAGCACGGATGATGCCTACCAGGCTACCTTCGACTACTTCAAGCTGGTCGTCTTCTATTTCGTCATCGTCCTGACGATCAGGGACGAGCGGCAGCTGAAGATATTCATGGTCGCGTACATCGCCGTCCTGTTTCTCTACGTCGGCAAGTCGGCCTGGGAATTTTTCGTCCACGGGAGATACGTGTACAACATGGGCATAAAACGAATGCCGGGTCTCGATACCACCTACGGCGACCCGAATGCCTTCGCCGCCTCCATCGCCTACTCGCTGCCGTTCCTCTGGGCACTGATCAAGTACCGTTTCGAGCAGCCGCTGATCCGTAAGATGCTCTGGGCCTATGCGCTCCTAGCCGGCGTCTGTATCATCGCCACCGGCTCGCGCAGCGGCATGGTGACGTCGCTTCTGTTTCTCCTGCTCGTATTCTTCAGTACGTCCCGCAAGGTCACCGGGGTCACCCTGCTCCTCGCGCTGCTCGCCTTTGTGTGGAATGTCATGCCGCTCGACTATCAGCAGCGGTTCAAGTCCGCCTTCTTCCGGGGTGTCGCTCCCCAGGCGCAGGCAGCCGATGCCTCTGCCCAGGGCCGGCTCGAAAGCCTGAAACAGGGGATCAAGATGTTCATGGAGAGCCCGCTCCTCGGCATCGGACCGGGCAACTTCAAGTACGGGTGGGATCACGCCCCGGTCGGTCCCAGCGCGCACAACCTCTACGGCGAGCTCCTGGGCGAGACGGGTGTCATGGGGCTTTTGGTATTCTCCGCCCTGGTGATACTCATCGTCAGGACGCACCGAACGATCATTGAGCGGGCAACACTCTTCCTGACCGTACATGCCGCCAACGCCCCTCCCGCATCCGTGGACAATATGCGCCTGCTCCGGCTTCTTTCTTCAGCCTCGGTGCAGGTTGTTGTGCTCCTCCTGTTCAACGGGAATTTCGGCCGCAACCTGTATCGGTACAACTGGCTCTGGATCGGCGCGATCGCGGTCCTTTCGTTTCACTTTCTGAACCAGGAGCTCAAACGATCCGGTGCAATAGCCGGGCTGAAGGCACGTCGCTCGTGA
- a CDS encoding acyltransferase: MSREREERLSRNFAVLKPLAILCVVVAHFLSAALPILWVPAAFGLHIFAYSSAYFTARKYRDRFGLRAYWRQKLYRLGIDLMVINVFLGTLFIIEGKRGIVSWHTAVNLVGLNGFLNWFRIPNASPFGAGMWFFTLLLLFYGIYPVLNALLKSTTALGLFFAGAVGALYWLNLNVAYGHTLWLTAGGFVFGFVVAKTGFSLPRNVCIGAMLALGAGLGFLYVSKSTAVPTVILLFPLFCFSVLLIEHLHFESAPVARLSRYVFPVYLIHMYLFVKITGNDYLNAAISLLIVAPAAVLLAKVSEKTREVLLTAPEQHSGAVPTLGREK; the protein is encoded by the coding sequence GTGAGCAGAGAAAGGGAAGAACGCCTCTCACGGAACTTTGCGGTGCTCAAGCCGCTGGCGATCCTCTGCGTGGTCGTCGCGCACTTCCTGAGCGCCGCGCTGCCGATACTGTGGGTTCCCGCAGCGTTCGGGCTCCATATCTTCGCCTACTCCTCGGCATACTTTACAGCGCGAAAATACCGGGACCGCTTCGGCCTTCGCGCCTACTGGCGGCAGAAGCTCTACCGGCTCGGCATCGATCTGATGGTGATAAACGTTTTTCTCGGAACGCTCTTCATCATCGAAGGCAAACGGGGCATCGTGAGCTGGCATACCGCAGTCAACCTCGTCGGACTGAACGGGTTTCTGAACTGGTTCCGGATCCCCAACGCGAGTCCCTTCGGAGCGGGCATGTGGTTCTTTACCCTGCTCCTGCTCTTTTACGGGATATACCCGGTGTTGAATGCGCTCCTCAAGAGCACGACCGCCCTCGGCCTCTTCTTCGCCGGCGCCGTGGGGGCGCTTTACTGGCTGAATCTGAACGTCGCCTACGGACACACCCTCTGGCTGACGGCAGGCGGTTTTGTCTTCGGCTTTGTCGTGGCAAAAACCGGGTTCAGCCTGCCCCGGAATGTCTGTATAGGCGCCATGCTTGCGCTGGGAGCCGGCCTGGGGTTCCTCTACGTATCGAAAAGCACGGCGGTCCCGACCGTGATCTTGCTCTTTCCCCTCTTCTGCTTTTCGGTGCTCCTCATCGAGCACCTGCACTTCGAGAGCGCTCCCGTTGCACGCCTCTCACGGTACGTCTTTCCTGTCTACCTCATACACATGTACCTCTTTGTCAAGATCACCGGCAACGACTATCTCAACGCGGCGATATCGCTGCTCATTGTGGCGCCTGCTGCAGTTCTGCTTGCAAAGGTTTCCGAGAAGACGAGGGAGGTTTTGCTGACCGCTCCGGAGCAGCACTCCGGGGCCGTACCGACTCTCGGCAGGGAGAAGTGA
- a CDS encoding glycosyltransferase family 4 protein, which yields MAHQKPIRLLVVAHWPLGGIRTYMKYVYKYLPDRPERYAITILASSTPEDGALKRDAEEVGARLITYDPHGGKGHPSRIIFREMLRNSYDLIQSQGFISSLHVYPANLFFRVPHILTVHGILEERFLKGTTAPLKRAALSWVIRHVDALYAVSNDIMEHLYDNVPSLRTARCRRVVIKNGIDVQSFTSARTGNGDFRKKLGAGREVFLIGFLGRFMQQKGFDYLIDAVEELERSRARTREFKVAAVGSGDYLEWYKRVVRERRLEHRFAFIPFQSDVLALYRDFDVVAMPSIWEASGLLAMEALCAGTPLIASDCIGLRETVRDTPALVFESRNAAALAQALHNLMAVSHSEQFDTFRSRAVEQFDVRKTAREVDRLFTALSARRL from the coding sequence ATGGCTCACCAGAAGCCGATAAGACTGCTCGTCGTTGCCCACTGGCCGTTGGGAGGCATAAGGACGTATATGAAATACGTCTATAAATACCTTCCGGACAGGCCGGAGCGGTACGCCATTACCATACTCGCCTCGTCCACCCCGGAGGATGGGGCGCTGAAAAGGGACGCGGAGGAGGTCGGCGCCCGCCTCATTACCTATGACCCGCACGGCGGCAAAGGACATCCCTCCCGGATCATCTTCAGAGAGATGCTCAGGAACAGCTATGACCTGATCCAAAGTCAGGGGTTCATCTCATCGCTTCACGTATACCCGGCAAATCTCTTCTTCAGGGTCCCCCATATCCTGACGGTCCACGGCATACTGGAGGAGCGCTTCTTGAAGGGAACGACGGCGCCGCTCAAACGTGCGGCTCTTTCCTGGGTCATACGGCATGTGGATGCGCTCTATGCGGTAAGCAACGATATCATGGAGCATCTGTATGACAATGTTCCCTCGCTCAGGACCGCGCGATGCAGGAGAGTGGTGATCAAGAACGGCATCGATGTCCAGTCGTTCACGTCTGCACGGACAGGAAACGGCGATTTTCGGAAAAAGCTGGGCGCCGGACGAGAGGTCTTTCTTATCGGGTTCCTCGGAAGGTTCATGCAGCAGAAAGGATTCGACTACCTGATCGATGCCGTCGAGGAACTGGAGCGGAGCCGTGCAAGGACCAGGGAGTTCAAAGTGGCGGCGGTCGGTTCGGGCGACTATCTCGAATGGTATAAGCGCGTAGTGAGAGAAAGGCGCCTGGAGCACCGGTTTGCCTTCATCCCTTTCCAGAGCGATGTCCTCGCGCTCTACAGGGATTTCGACGTGGTGGCGATGCCCTCGATCTGGGAGGCGAGCGGCCTGCTCGCCATGGAAGCCCTCTGCGCAGGCACTCCCCTGATCGCATCGGACTGCATAGGACTCAGGGAAACGGTGCGGGACACCCCTGCCCTCGTCTTCGAGAGCAGGAACGCTGCAGCGCTGGCACAGGCACTGCATAATCTCATGGCGGTGTCGCACAGCGAACAATTTGACACGTTTAGGAGCAGGGCGGTCGAGCAATTCGATGTGCGGAAGACCGCCCGGGAGGTCGACAGACTTTTTACCGCCCTCTCTGCCCGCAGACTGTAG